A portion of the Tenacibaculum todarodis genome contains these proteins:
- a CDS encoding WD40/YVTN/BNR-like repeat-containing protein, translating to MKKILFLSICLLLSANFKVNAQKKTDKVSTEYFSAVKWRNIGPFRGGRSAAVTGVPNKANLFYMGATGGGVWKTNDAGNTWQNISDGFFGGSVGAVAVSESDNNVMYVGMGEKTVRGNVSSGDGIWKSENAGKTWRHIGLKNSRHISRMRIHPKNSDIVFAAVMGDLYKPTQERGVYKSIDGGENWKRVLFSDENSGAIDLIIDPNNPRILYATTWDVRRTPYSLSSGGKGSAMFKSTDGGETWTNISANKGLPKGVWGISGVTVSPVNSDIVYALIENKKGGVYKSTDAGKTWKLINSERKLRQRAWYYTRLYADTQDEDILYVLNVRYHKSTDGGKTYKTYNAPHGDHHDLWISPEDNQRMVIGDDGGAQVSFDAGENWSTYMNQPTSQFYRVTTDNHFPYRILAAQQDNSTVRISHRTAGRFITESDWESTAGGESAHIAVDPLNDDVVYGGSYGGLLTRKNHKTGETRAVNVWPDDPMGHGAEDFKYRFQWNFPIFFSPNNKKKLYAASNHLHVSENEGQSWKVISPDLTRNDPKTLKSSGGPITQDNTGVEYYGTIFAATESSLETGLIWTGSDDGLVHVTKNNGASWDNVTPKNMPEWMMINAIEVSPFDKGSAYVVGTKYKSGDYKPYIYKTENYGKSWKQITNGIASEDFTRALRGDPKRKGLLYAGTERGMYISFDDGKNWQSFQQNLPIVPITDLTIKDDNLIAATQGRSLWIIDDLTPLHQLNSSLLNEDMVLYKPKDAYNMSGGNGRTSRTAGTNHPGGVAINYFIKKTSEKDTISLSIFDSNDKLIKKYSTRPDKEEKEEKLKVEDGNNIFYWNMMYPGAEKVKGMILWWASLNGPMALPGNYKVELAVNDTKKISEFTILRNPTSEATESDMKMQFDFINEINEKMTEIHVALKNVKKVRTQVGSLKKSIKDKEKHKELLDFADKLVKDMTKVEETLYQTKSKSGQDPLNFPIRLNNKLAHLNSLTRIGNYAPTQQSIDFKNEITKEINVELGKLNALFTNGVKELNQKVKDSNIDLIQLD from the coding sequence ATGAAAAAAATCCTTTTTTTATCAATTTGCTTGTTATTATCAGCAAATTTCAAAGTTAATGCACAAAAAAAAACTGACAAAGTTTCTACCGAATATTTTAGCGCTGTAAAATGGCGAAATATTGGTCCGTTTAGAGGCGGAAGATCTGCTGCTGTAACTGGTGTTCCAAATAAAGCAAACTTGTTTTATATGGGCGCAACTGGTGGTGGTGTTTGGAAAACCAATGACGCTGGTAATACTTGGCAAAATATTTCCGACGGATTTTTTGGTGGTTCTGTTGGTGCCGTTGCTGTTTCTGAGTCCGACAATAATGTAATGTATGTTGGAATGGGAGAAAAAACAGTTCGTGGAAATGTTTCTTCTGGAGACGGAATTTGGAAATCTGAAAACGCAGGTAAAACTTGGCGCCATATTGGACTAAAAAATTCACGTCATATTTCGAGAATGAGAATTCATCCTAAAAACTCCGACATTGTTTTTGCTGCCGTTATGGGAGATTTATATAAACCAACCCAAGAAAGAGGTGTTTATAAATCTATAGATGGCGGAGAAAACTGGAAACGTGTTTTATTTTCTGATGAAAATTCTGGAGCAATCGATTTAATTATAGACCCAAATAACCCAAGAATTTTATACGCAACTACTTGGGATGTTAGAAGAACACCTTATAGTTTATCTTCTGGTGGAAAAGGCTCGGCAATGTTTAAAAGTACAGATGGTGGAGAAACTTGGACAAATATTTCTGCAAATAAAGGTTTACCAAAAGGTGTTTGGGGAATTTCTGGCGTTACAGTTTCACCTGTAAATTCTGATATTGTGTATGCTTTAATCGAAAATAAAAAAGGTGGTGTTTATAAATCTACGGATGCTGGAAAAACCTGGAAACTTATCAATTCAGAAAGAAAATTACGCCAAAGAGCTTGGTATTACACGCGTTTGTATGCAGATACGCAAGACGAAGATATTTTATATGTGTTAAATGTTCGTTATCATAAATCTACAGACGGCGGAAAAACTTATAAAACGTATAATGCTCCACATGGAGATCATCACGATTTATGGATTTCGCCAGAAGACAACCAACGAATGGTTATAGGAGATGATGGTGGCGCGCAAGTTTCTTTTGATGCTGGTGAAAATTGGAGTACATATATGAATCAACCAACATCACAATTTTATAGAGTAACTACCGATAATCATTTTCCGTACAGAATTTTAGCAGCACAACAAGATAATTCTACAGTTAGAATTTCTCACAGAACTGCTGGACGTTTTATTACTGAATCTGATTGGGAATCTACCGCTGGTGGAGAAAGTGCTCATATCGCTGTAGATCCTTTAAATGATGATGTTGTTTATGGTGGAAGTTACGGTGGTTTGTTAACCAGAAAAAATCATAAAACAGGAGAAACAAGAGCCGTAAATGTTTGGCCAGATGATCCAATGGGACACGGAGCTGAAGATTTTAAATATCGTTTTCAATGGAATTTTCCAATCTTCTTTTCGCCTAATAATAAAAAGAAGTTATACGCAGCTTCCAATCATTTACACGTAAGTGAAAATGAAGGACAATCTTGGAAAGTAATTAGTCCAGATTTAACAAGAAACGATCCTAAAACTTTAAAATCTTCTGGTGGACCAATAACGCAAGACAATACAGGAGTAGAATATTACGGAACTATTTTCGCTGCCACAGAATCTTCTTTAGAAACTGGTTTAATTTGGACGGGTTCAGACGATGGATTAGTACATGTTACTAAAAACAATGGAGCTTCTTGGGATAATGTAACGCCTAAAAACATGCCAGAATGGATGATGATTAACGCAATTGAAGTAAGTCCTTTTGATAAAGGAAGTGCTTACGTTGTTGGAACAAAATACAAATCTGGAGATTACAAACCGTATATTTATAAAACAGAAAACTACGGAAAATCTTGGAAACAAATTACCAACGGAATTGCTTCAGAAGATTTTACAAGAGCATTGAGAGGAGATCCAAAACGTAAAGGTTTATTGTATGCAGGAACAGAAAGAGGTATGTATATTTCTTTTGATGACGGAAAAAATTGGCAATCTTTTCAGCAGAATTTACCAATTGTTCCAATTACAGATTTAACAATTAAAGATGATAATTTAATTGCTGCAACGCAAGGACGTTCACTTTGGATTATTGACGATTTAACACCACTTCATCAATTAAATTCTTCCCTATTAAATGAAGATATGGTTTTATACAAACCGAAAGATGCCTACAATATGAGTGGCGGAAATGGTAGAACTTCCAGAACAGCAGGAACAAATCATCCTGGTGGAGTTGCCATAAATTATTTCATCAAAAAAACTTCTGAAAAGGATACAATTTCGTTATCAATTTTTGATTCAAATGATAAATTGATTAAAAAATACTCAACAAGACCTGATAAGGAAGAAAAAGAGGAAAAATTAAAAGTTGAGGATGGTAACAATATTTTCTACTGGAATATGATGTATCCTGGAGCAGAAAAAGTAAAAGGAATGATTCTTTGGTGGGCTTCTTTAAATGGCCCAATGGCGTTGCCTGGAAATTACAAAGTGGAATTAGCAGTTAATGACACTAAGAAAATTTCTGAATTTACAATTTTGAGAAATCCAACTTCGGAAGCTACCGAAAGCGATATGAAAATGCAATTTGATTTTATAAATGAAATCAACGAAAAAATGACTGAAATTCATGTTGCTTTAAAAAATGTAAAGAAAGTGAGAACTCAAGTTGGTAGTTTAAAGAAGTCTATTAAAGACAAGGAAAAACATAAAGAACTACTAGATTTTGCTGACAAACTGGTAAAAGACATGACGAAAGTTGAAGAAACTTTATATCAAACAAAATCTAAAAGCGGTCAAGATCCGTTGAATTTCCCTATTCGATTAAACAATAAATTAGCCCATTTAAACTCGTTAACAAGAATAGGAAACTATGCTCCTACGCAGCAATCTATCGATTTTAAAAATGAAATTACGAAAGAAATTAATGTAGAATTAGGTAAACTAAATGCACTATTTACAAATGGCGTAAAAGAATTAAATCAGAAAGTAAAAGACAGTAATATTGATTTAATTCAGTTGGATTAA
- a CDS encoding nucleotide pyrophosphohydrolase, whose translation MNIQNAQQQVDDWIKNHGVRYFNELTNMAQLTEEVGEVARIIARRYGEQSEKESDKNKDLGEELADVMFVVLCLANQTGINLQDAFEKKLDIKTKRDHDRHHNNEKLK comes from the coding sequence ATGAACATACAAAACGCACAGCAACAAGTAGACGATTGGATTAAAAATCACGGAGTTCGTTATTTTAACGAGCTTACAAATATGGCACAGTTAACGGAAGAGGTTGGTGAAGTAGCACGTATTATTGCACGTCGTTATGGAGAACAGAGTGAAAAAGAATCTGATAAAAATAAAGATTTAGGAGAAGAATTGGCAGATGTTATGTTTGTTGTTTTATGTTTGGCTAACCAAACAGGTATTAATTTACAAGATGCTTTTGAAAAAAAGTTAGACATTAAAACAAAAAGAGATCACGATCGTCATCATAATAATGAGAAGTTGAAATGA
- the aat gene encoding leucyl/phenylalanyl-tRNA--protein transferase translates to MIWLSEKLEFPPHKTATKDGVLALGGDLSIERLKLAYSNGIFPWYSEGEPIVWYTPPERMLLFPENLKVSKSMRKVIKKNDFIITENTAFEEVIFNCKTINRKDEFGTWITDDMQQAYINLHKNGFAKSIEVWHFDSAQYKQILVGGLYGVDLGNGVFCGESMFSKVSNVSKLAFIHLVNNCGYKFIDCQVYNHHLASLGALEVSRKEFLKYL, encoded by the coding sequence ATGATTTGGCTCAGTGAAAAATTAGAATTCCCACCACACAAAACCGCTACAAAAGATGGTGTTTTGGCGTTAGGAGGTGATTTATCAATAGAAAGATTAAAGTTAGCATATAGTAACGGAATTTTTCCTTGGTATTCTGAAGGAGAACCAATTGTTTGGTATACTCCGCCAGAAAGGATGTTATTGTTTCCTGAAAATTTAAAAGTGTCTAAATCGATGCGTAAAGTCATCAAAAAAAATGATTTCATAATTACAGAAAACACAGCTTTTGAAGAAGTTATTTTTAATTGTAAAACAATAAATAGAAAAGACGAATTTGGTACTTGGATTACAGATGATATGCAGCAAGCCTACATTAACTTACATAAAAACGGATTTGCAAAATCGATAGAGGTTTGGCACTTCGACTCCGCTCAGTATAAGCAAATTTTAGTTGGAGGTTTATATGGAGTAGATTTAGGAAACGGAGTTTTCTGTGGAGAAAGTATGTTTAGCAAAGTCTCCAATGTTTCTAAATTGGCATTTATTCATCTAGTAAATAATTGTGGGTATAAATTTATAGATTGCCAAGTATATAACCATCATTTAGCTAGTTTGGGGGCGCTTGAAGTTAGTAGAAAAGAATTTTTAAAGTATCTTTGA
- a CDS encoding YqaA family protein, producing MAKKKQKSAKQKAKLIHNYYQRTGFYMFLWESLKKAFWPIVAAVVGLILFNKYVYNINDGLQTITETFSRIGVLVTFYISETILGLIPPEIFIAWSKKTASPILNLSILATLSYLGGLTAYFLGRMSLKIKSVKEYLEVKMADNLKNTSKWGSLLIIAGALLPLPFAISCLTAGMIKYPFKRVVLFGLFRFLRFAFYASLIFNVVN from the coding sequence ATGGCTAAAAAGAAACAAAAATCTGCTAAGCAAAAAGCGAAACTGATACACAACTACTATCAACGTACAGGGTTTTACATGTTTCTTTGGGAAAGTTTAAAAAAAGCTTTTTGGCCTATTGTTGCCGCTGTTGTTGGATTAATTTTATTTAATAAGTACGTTTATAATATCAACGATGGTTTGCAAACAATTACTGAGACCTTTTCTAGAATTGGAGTTTTAGTTACTTTTTATATTTCTGAAACTATTCTTGGATTAATTCCTCCAGAAATTTTTATAGCTTGGTCTAAGAAAACTGCAAGCCCAATTTTAAACTTATCTATTTTAGCTACTTTATCTTATTTAGGAGGTTTAACGGCTTATTTTTTAGGAAGAATGTCTTTAAAAATAAAATCGGTTAAAGAATACCTAGAAGTAAAAATGGCCGACAATCTAAAAAATACTAGCAAATGGGGAAGCCTGTTAATTATTGCAGGTGCTTTATTACCACTTCCTTTTGCTATTAGCTGTTTAACAGCTGGTATGATCAAATATCCGTTTAAACGAGTAGTTCTTTTTGGGTTATTTCGTTTTTTACGTTTTGCTTTTTATGCTTCATTAATTTTTAATGTAGTTAATTAA
- a CDS encoding DUF1456 family protein: MGLTNNDIFKKLRVANKLRDTDIIEICALVDFKVTKGELGAIFRNEEHPKYMECGDQFLRNFLNGLIIHLRGPMPEKKK, from the coding sequence ATGGGATTGACAAATAACGATATTTTCAAAAAATTAAGAGTAGCTAATAAACTACGTGATACAGATATTATTGAAATTTGTGCCTTGGTAGATTTTAAAGTTACTAAAGGAGAATTAGGTGCAATTTTTAGAAATGAAGAACATCCGAAATACATGGAATGTGGAGATCAGTTTTTACGTAATTTCTTAAATGGTTTAATTATACATCTTCGTGGACCAATGCCAGAAAAAAAGAAGTAA
- a CDS encoding DUF3127 domain-containing protein: protein MEVIGKIKLVGETQTFGSNGFRKREVVVTTDEQYPQMIMIEFVQDKCDLLNSYKVGQDVKVSINLRGREWINPEGVAKYFNSVQGWRIEGLSQAASSTPPAEQFAPAPDLTASEPDDLPF from the coding sequence ATGGAAGTAATAGGAAAAATCAAATTAGTAGGCGAAACTCAAACTTTTGGAAGTAATGGATTTAGAAAACGTGAAGTTGTTGTAACAACTGACGAACAATATCCACAAATGATAATGATTGAGTTTGTACAAGATAAATGTGATTTATTAAACAGCTATAAAGTTGGTCAAGACGTAAAAGTATCTATTAATTTACGTGGACGTGAGTGGATTAATCCAGAAGGAGTTGCAAAGTATTTTAACTCTGTACAAGGTTGGAGAATTGAAGGCCTTTCTCAAGCAGCATCTAGCACACCACCAGCAGAGCAATTTGCTCCAGCTCCAGATTTAACAGCTAGCGAGCCAGACGATTTACCATTCTAG
- a CDS encoding flavin reductase family protein — translation MLTIDPKEIPTGKLHGYLLGAIAPRPIAFASTIDANGNPNLSPFSFFNVFGANPPMLIFSPARSVRNNTTKHTLDNAEITKEVVINVVNYDIVQQMSLSSTMYAKGVNEFEKAGLTMLKSDIVKPFRVAESPVQLECKVTDIIYTGTEGGAGNLIVCEVVKMHINEDILAEDGSIDQHKIDLVARAGGSYYTRARDGFFEIPKPISTLGIGVDAIPSSVRNSTVLTGNNLGMLGNVEKLPNTADVDNFAKEQPQFLNISEEKKHIFAQEFLTKNDVDSAWKVLLIK, via the coding sequence ATGCTTACAATAGACCCAAAAGAAATACCAACAGGCAAATTACACGGTTATTTATTAGGTGCAATTGCACCAAGACCCATTGCATTTGCAAGTACAATTGATGCTAATGGAAACCCAAATTTATCGCCATTTAGTTTCTTTAATGTGTTTGGTGCAAATCCGCCAATGTTAATTTTTTCTCCTGCAAGAAGTGTTAGGAATAACACAACAAAACACACTTTAGACAATGCGGAAATCACAAAAGAAGTAGTAATAAACGTAGTGAATTACGATATTGTTCAGCAAATGTCTTTAAGCAGCACAATGTATGCAAAAGGTGTTAATGAGTTTGAAAAAGCAGGATTAACAATGTTAAAATCGGACATTGTAAAACCATTTAGAGTCGCGGAATCTCCAGTACAATTAGAATGTAAAGTAACCGATATTATTTATACGGGAACAGAAGGTGGCGCAGGAAATTTAATTGTTTGCGAAGTTGTAAAAATGCACATAAATGAAGACATTTTAGCAGAAGACGGAAGTATAGATCAGCACAAAATAGATTTAGTTGCCAGAGCAGGAGGAAGCTATTATACGCGTGCAAGAGATGGGTTTTTTGAAATACCAAAACCAATATCAACTTTAGGAATTGGCGTAGATGCAATTCCTTCTTCAGTAAGAAATAGTACTGTATTAACAGGTAACAATTTAGGAATGTTGGGTAATGTAGAAAAATTACCAAACACAGCAGATGTTGATAACTTTGCAAAAGAACAACCACAGTTTTTAAACATTTCTGAAGAAAAAAAGCATATTTTTGCCCAAGAATTTTTAACAAAAAACGATGTGGATAGCGCTTGGAAAGTGCTATTAATTAAATAG
- a CDS encoding sensor histidine kinase — protein MSLFKNTLWFKRFAILISFIIVSLILWNTYVFFQKFKDEERVKMEILATAQKELATNTDLNANVDLPLKVIESSNNIPLILVDENGKIESFQNLDAIKSLNPEYVALQLAKMKSENEPIEISYKGENKKLIYYRNSDLLNKLTYYPLALILILILFLSVIYLFFNSNKIAEQNKLWTGMAKETAHQIGTPLSSLLGWIAILKMEKVDDKYIDEIEKDVHRLNTIANRFSKIGSLPELKKTNIVTETETSYNYLKSRSSKQITFSFSASQEAIFANLNSELYSWVIENLIKNAIDAMLGKGSLSVQIEETNKHVKILVSDTGKGIPKSQQKQIFKPGFTTKKRGWGLGLSLSKRIINDYHKGKIVVKKSEIGKGTTFEVQLEKV, from the coding sequence ATGAGCCTTTTTAAAAACACATTATGGTTTAAACGATTTGCCATCTTAATATCGTTTATTATTGTTTCTTTAATTCTTTGGAACACCTACGTTTTCTTTCAGAAATTTAAGGATGAAGAACGCGTTAAAATGGAAATTTTAGCTACCGCACAAAAGGAACTTGCAACTAACACAGACTTAAATGCAAATGTAGATTTACCACTAAAAGTTATTGAAAGTAGTAATAACATTCCTTTAATTCTTGTTGATGAAAATGGTAAAATAGAATCGTTTCAGAATTTAGATGCTATAAAATCTTTAAATCCAGAATACGTTGCATTACAGTTGGCAAAAATGAAGTCAGAAAATGAACCTATTGAAATTAGTTATAAAGGTGAAAACAAAAAACTAATCTACTATAGAAATTCCGATTTACTGAATAAACTTACGTATTATCCGTTAGCGTTAATCTTGATTTTAATCTTGTTTTTATCGGTTATTTATTTGTTTTTTAATTCGAATAAAATTGCGGAACAAAACAAACTTTGGACAGGAATGGCAAAGGAAACCGCGCATCAAATTGGTACGCCGCTTTCTTCTCTTTTGGGTTGGATTGCTATTTTAAAAATGGAAAAGGTAGATGATAAATATATTGATGAAATAGAAAAAGATGTACATAGATTAAACACTATTGCAAATCGTTTTTCTAAAATTGGTTCTTTGCCAGAATTGAAGAAAACAAATATTGTTACAGAAACTGAAACATCTTACAATTATTTAAAATCTAGAAGCTCTAAGCAAATTACCTTTTCTTTTTCTGCATCGCAGGAAGCCATTTTTGCTAACTTAAATTCCGAATTATATAGTTGGGTTATAGAAAATTTGATTAAAAACGCTATTGATGCAATGTTAGGTAAAGGTTCTTTAAGTGTACAAATTGAAGAAACCAACAAACATGTAAAAATATTAGTTTCTGATACGGGAAAAGGAATTCCGAAATCGCAACAAAAACAGATTTTTAAACCTGGTTTTACTACCAAAAAACGTGGTTGGGGTTTAGGTTTATCGCTTTCTAAGCGTATTATTAACGATTACCACAAAGGAAAAATAGTTGTAAAAAAATCGGAAATTGGAAAAGGAACTACTTTTGAGGTACAGTTAGAAAAGGTTTAG
- a CDS encoding HIT family protein translates to MSIFTKIINGEIPSYKIAEDDTYFAFLDINPNAKGHTLVVPKREENKLFDLQKDEYLGLMDFSYRVAKAIEKTIPCKRVGMSVIGLEVPHVHVHLIPLNEMADIQFSKKEKLTNEEFVALAEGIAGNFI, encoded by the coding sequence ATGAGCATATTTACAAAAATAATAAACGGAGAAATTCCATCTTATAAAATAGCAGAAGACGATACTTATTTTGCTTTTTTAGATATTAATCCAAATGCAAAAGGACACACATTAGTAGTTCCAAAACGAGAAGAGAACAAATTATTCGACCTTCAAAAAGACGAATATTTAGGTTTAATGGATTTCTCATACAGAGTTGCAAAAGCTATTGAAAAAACAATACCATGTAAACGGGTTGGTATGAGTGTAATTGGATTAGAAGTGCCGCATGTTCATGTACATTTAATTCCGTTAAATGAAATGGCAGATATTCAATTTAGCAAAAAAGAAAAATTAACAAATGAAGAATTTGTTGCTTTGGCAGAAGGAATTGCAGGAAATTTTATTTAG
- the greA gene encoding transcription elongation factor GreA, with product MSEISYYSPEGLKNLKDELVQLEQVERPRVTQEIADARDKGDLSENAEYHAAKEEQSHLEFKIAKLKNVISNARIIDESQLDTSKILIHSIIKIKNTVNNMEFSYTLVADSETDVRNGKLSVNSPIGKGLLGKEVGDIAEIQVPNGIMKFEIMEISR from the coding sequence ATGAGTGAAATATCATATTATTCGCCAGAAGGTTTAAAAAACCTAAAAGACGAGCTAGTTCAGTTAGAACAAGTAGAAAGACCAAGAGTAACGCAAGAAATTGCAGATGCAAGAGATAAAGGAGATTTAAGTGAAAATGCAGAATATCATGCAGCAAAAGAAGAACAATCTCACTTAGAATTTAAGATTGCAAAATTAAAAAATGTAATTTCTAATGCACGTATTATAGATGAATCTCAATTAGATACGTCTAAAATATTAATACATTCAATTATAAAAATTAAGAACACCGTAAACAATATGGAGTTCAGTTATACCTTAGTTGCCGATTCAGAAACTGATGTTAGAAACGGAAAACTATCGGTAAACTCGCCAATTGGTAAAGGTTTATTAGGTAAAGAAGTTGGAGATATTGCAGAAATTCAGGTTCCAAACGGAATTATGAAGTTCGAGATTATGGAAATTTCTAGATAA
- a CDS encoding 5-(carboxyamino)imidazole ribonucleotide synthase, whose protein sequence is MKNYFSSDFKLGILGGGQLGRMLLAETQKLDIYTAILDSNKNAPCAQICNEFHQGDLLDFDAVYNFGKTVDLLTIEIENVNLDALDKLEDEGLTIFPKPKDLRIIQSKARQKNFYVDHQIPTAAFSHYAYLEELKHAVENDIVEFPFVWKAARFGYDGNGVKIVRNIEDLESLPLVECITEKLIPFKNELAVIVARNADGEVKTYPVVEMEFHPEANQVEYVICPARIDSQVAENARELALKIVSDLDFVGLLAVEMFQTVDDRILVNEVAPRPHNSGHYSIEASYTNQFEQHLRSILNLPLGNTNSKVAGIMVNLVGDEGFSGEVIYENIEEILKIDGVTPHIYGKKETRPFRKMGHVTIVNENIDDARKIAQQVKETIRVISK, encoded by the coding sequence TTGAAAAATTATTTCTCTTCCGATTTTAAACTAGGAATTTTAGGTGGCGGTCAACTAGGTAGAATGCTACTTGCCGAAACTCAAAAACTAGACATTTATACAGCTATTTTAGATAGTAATAAAAACGCACCTTGTGCACAAATTTGTAACGAATTTCATCAAGGTGATTTACTTGATTTTGATGCAGTTTATAACTTTGGAAAAACAGTAGATTTATTAACCATAGAAATTGAAAATGTAAATTTAGATGCGTTAGATAAATTGGAAGACGAAGGATTAACCATCTTTCCTAAACCTAAAGATTTACGAATTATTCAAAGTAAAGCTAGGCAGAAGAATTTTTATGTAGATCATCAAATACCTACAGCAGCGTTTTCTCATTATGCATATTTGGAAGAATTAAAACACGCGGTAGAAAACGATATCGTTGAATTCCCTTTTGTCTGGAAAGCTGCTCGTTTTGGTTATGATGGAAACGGCGTAAAAATTGTTAGAAATATTGAAGATTTAGAAAGTTTACCGTTAGTTGAATGTATTACGGAAAAGTTAATTCCCTTTAAAAACGAATTGGCTGTAATTGTTGCAAGAAATGCTGACGGAGAAGTAAAAACATATCCCGTTGTAGAAATGGAGTTTCATCCAGAAGCAAACCAAGTAGAATATGTTATTTGCCCAGCAAGAATAGATTCTCAAGTTGCTGAAAACGCAAGAGAATTGGCTTTAAAAATAGTAAGTGATTTAGATTTTGTTGGTTTATTGGCTGTTGAAATGTTTCAGACAGTAGATGATAGAATTTTAGTAAACGAAGTAGCTCCTAGACCACATAATTCTGGGCATTATTCTATTGAAGCAAGTTATACAAATCAGTTTGAACAACATTTACGTAGCATTTTAAATCTTCCTTTAGGAAACACTAACAGTAAAGTTGCAGGAATTATGGTAAACTTAGTTGGAGATGAAGGTTTTTCTGGTGAAGTTATCTATGAAAATATCGAAGAAATTTTAAAAATTGATGGTGTAACGCCACATATTTACGGTAAAAAAGAAACACGTCCTTTTAGAAAAATGGGACATGTAACTATTGTAAATGAAAATATAGATGACGCTAGAAAAATAGCGCAACAAGTAAAAGAAACAATTAGAGTAATAAGTAAATAA
- the purE gene encoding 5-(carboxyamino)imidazole ribonucleotide mutase — translation MVGIIMGSDSDLPIMQEAIDILESFNIKIEVDIVSAHRTPEKLVDYSKNAHLRGIKAIIAGAGGAAHLPGMVASMSPLPIIGVPVKSRNSIDGWDSVLSILQMPGGVPVATVALDGAKNAGILAAQIIGASDKTVLDKIIAYKEELKVKVEKASERVRK, via the coding sequence ATGGTAGGAATTATAATGGGAAGCGATTCTGATCTTCCAATAATGCAAGAAGCAATTGATATTTTAGAGAGTTTTAATATTAAAATTGAAGTAGACATTGTTTCTGCTCACAGAACTCCAGAAAAATTGGTTGACTATTCTAAAAACGCACATTTACGTGGCATAAAAGCAATTATTGCAGGCGCTGGAGGTGCAGCGCATTTACCAGGAATGGTAGCTTCTATGAGTCCGTTACCAATAATTGGAGTCCCTGTAAAAAGTAGAAATTCTATTGATGGTTGGGATTCTGTTTTATCAATTTTACAAATGCCTGGCGGTGTTCCTGTAGCAACTGTTGCTTTAGATGGCGCAAAAAATGCAGGTATTTTAGCAGCACAAATTATTGGTGCTTCGGACAAAACTGTTTTAGATAAAATTATAGCCTACAAAGAAGAGTTAAAAGTGAAGGTTGAAAAAGCTTCTGAACGCGTAAGAAAATAA